A window from Prochlorococcus marinus CUG1435 encodes these proteins:
- a CDS encoding glycosyltransferase family 39 protein: MIHLKSKKRFLTLLIVLVCGIIIFILGLGSTGLVDETPPLFAAAGRAMSESGDWLTPKVNGMFRFDKPPLMYWLMGFFYSLPKNEIWDSLGTLSARLPSALGSLFLMLIIGDTLYCWPQKGDRQFLTPIIASLSFALSPLIVIWSRTAVSDALLTGTIGISLLLFWRRMASKNNDQCISAWVFLGFAILTKGPVAFVLATFTITSFLFTQKDWKILLCKINPRKGFLITTLISVPWYILELLKEGKPFWDNFFGYHNFQRYTSVVNNHGEPFWFFLYIMILASLPFTPFLYHGIFKAFKDFLKSSKEISNVNETLYTYSLCWLISVLIFFSISATKLPSYWLPAIPAAAILISNSYVNLKNLKKSSNKSFLILWIFNILILFGISIAFFFSNIWLSTINDPEIPNLVSELKDSGIIFKAKLFFSSFTLLATILFTLKFKNIFLYLQIFLLLGQSFLMSPIRKLADTSRQLPLRNISKLISDIREGKETLSMIGIRKPSLHYYSRQIVFYEPNTKEGLINLSDRLNTDKRSNYEDQPDYEFKSLLVVIDAYSARSEHWSNINHQKLGEYGIYHLWRIQKSDLNKYSKFLVNNGFKSDWKNRKVEKF; this comes from the coding sequence ATGATCCATCTTAAATCAAAAAAAAGGTTTTTAACCTTACTGATAGTTTTAGTTTGTGGGATCATAATATTTATCTTAGGTCTAGGCAGTACAGGATTGGTGGATGAAACACCCCCTTTATTTGCAGCTGCTGGACGGGCAATGAGTGAATCGGGTGATTGGTTAACACCAAAAGTTAATGGAATGTTCCGTTTTGATAAGCCTCCATTAATGTATTGGCTAATGGGTTTTTTTTACTCATTACCAAAAAACGAAATTTGGGATAGTCTCGGGACACTTTCGGCAAGACTTCCTTCAGCTTTGGGATCATTATTTTTAATGCTGATAATCGGAGATACTTTGTATTGTTGGCCGCAGAAGGGTGATAGGCAATTCCTTACTCCAATAATTGCATCATTAAGCTTTGCTTTGTCTCCATTAATAGTTATTTGGAGTAGAACTGCTGTGAGCGATGCTCTTTTAACTGGAACCATAGGGATCAGCTTGCTTTTATTCTGGAGAAGAATGGCCAGTAAAAATAATGATCAATGCATTTCCGCGTGGGTATTTTTAGGTTTTGCAATTTTAACGAAAGGACCTGTTGCATTTGTTTTGGCGACATTTACTATTACATCTTTCTTATTCACTCAGAAGGATTGGAAAATTTTGCTCTGCAAGATAAACCCTCGGAAAGGTTTTTTAATAACAACTCTAATAAGTGTTCCATGGTACATCTTAGAACTATTAAAAGAAGGAAAGCCTTTTTGGGACAATTTTTTTGGTTATCATAATTTTCAAAGATACACCTCAGTCGTAAATAATCATGGAGAACCATTCTGGTTTTTTCTTTACATAATGATATTGGCTTCATTACCATTCACTCCTTTTTTGTATCACGGTATATTTAAAGCCTTTAAAGATTTCTTGAAAAGTTCAAAAGAAATTAGCAATGTCAATGAAACCCTTTATACATATTCTCTATGTTGGTTAATATCAGTTTTAATCTTTTTTAGTATTTCTGCTACTAAACTGCCAAGCTATTGGTTGCCAGCAATCCCAGCAGCGGCAATCTTAATTAGTAATAGCTATGTAAATTTAAAGAATTTAAAAAAAAGTTCGAATAAAAGTTTTTTAATTTTGTGGATTTTTAATATTTTAATTTTGTTCGGCATCTCAATAGCATTCTTTTTCTCAAATATTTGGCTAAGTACAATAAATGATCCTGAAATACCTAATCTGGTATCTGAACTAAAAGACTCTGGCATAATTTTTAAAGCCAAATTGTTCTTCTCTTCATTTACACTTCTTGCAACAATTTTATTTACTTTAAAATTTAAAAATATTTTTCTTTACCTTCAAATTTTTCTATTACTTGGACAATCTTTTTTGATGTCGCCAATAAGAAAATTAGCAGATACTTCTAGGCAATTACCTTTGAGAAATATCTCAAAATTAATTTCAGATATTCGAGAAGGAAAGGAAACTTTATCAATGATAGGGATAAGAAAACCTTCTTTACATTATTATTCGAGACAAATAGTTTTTTATGAACCGAATACTAAAGAAGGATTAATTAATCTTTCAGATAGGCTAAATACCGATAAGAGATCAAATTATGAGGATCAACCTGATTATGAATTCAAGTCTTTATTGGTC